A stretch of DNA from Sander lucioperca isolate FBNREF2018 chromosome 8, SLUC_FBN_1.2, whole genome shotgun sequence:
CAGCAAATAGACAGAGACTAGCTGGCGAATATATCGGAGGACTTAGCAGGTAAagagagttagggttagggtcgtAGTACTGGCGTAGTACTGCCGGAGCAGGAAGTAAGGTCACGGaatataagagcgccaaattacACTTAAGatggcaggttggggtggtggatgggtcaaacaaacacaggactttcccctAGGACACAGGTGATCATGTGctgtttgaaaataaagtaGTGGAGCCCTGGTTAGCTCAATTGTTAAAGCACCCATCCTTATGAAAAGGTTTATtcctcaacgcagaggtccTTGTTTCTTCAGTCATGACCGTCACCTCGCAGTGACCGGTACCTAACTCAACTCAACTCAGACTAACTGTCATGTCAGTTGTTGTTTTCaattaaaacttatttttttgatCACATTTTCTTCTAGTTACTGTCTAAAATGCAATAAATTCAGTTGCATGTTGAGTAGCTTTTAATCCAAAAAGGTTTTCCCTAAAAATGAAGATTCTGTCATCTTTTCAGCTCATGTCAGCCATTACTCTAAAATCTACTAATTTAAGTATGAcagaaagttactttatttaCAAACTAATCTGGTAACGTTAGTTATGTTAGCTAAGGCTACAAAGTTAGCTCTAATGTTAGAGATAAGGGTGCATTGCGAACTTTGGCAAGGATTACAGACATTTCAAAAGCATTGCACATATCCCAACATCAGAACGGATGAGAGACACATAGCCTATATTCCTTGATTCACGGCACTATCTTGCACTACATCGttataaagacagaaaaactgtTCTTTGGCCAGGACAACCACTCTGAGCTTCCTGAAtgaaagctgtcaatcaacgTAAACTAAGGAGGTTCTTGGGTGGGATTGCCTTGAAAGTGTTACGGCCTCTCCTCTGCATTGCAGGGGAGGTTCCTCCTGCAGGCAGAGGAGGGTTGTTAGTGATTGGAGCCACCTGGGCTCAGGGTATTTAAACTGCTTCTAaccactcttctctctctctctgctcctccagGTATgatcctgttttgtttgttcctttATAGTTTTACTTAGTTTTCACTCAgtcattttcacacacacacacacacacacacacacacacacacacacacacacacacacacacacacacacacacacacacaccccgatTTACTCATTCATGCACTTGACATACACCTTACATTATGACATTCTCATACTTCATTCCTTTTtgatttacaataaaatatctTGATTGGCCTATACTTGTTGTTGGTGTCTCCTCATTCTTTGCCACAGGCTGTGAGCCGGCTTGTGACAAGTGGGGGCTCGTCTTTAAGTTAAAATTAATTATACTTTAGTCTGGCTTTAGTATTTTAGTTTACTTGACAATTTCTCATATTTGGTTAAAGTTTTGGCTAGGTTGTCTTTGCCTTGttattgatttgtttgtttgcttgtagTTTGACTTATTTGATTATTGTTTTGTAGTTAATTTGGGTTAGTAGTTTTGTTAGTTTAGTTCAGATtgtcaaacttttgtttgaGGGGATGCTTTGGTATGGCCAATATTATGGGAGAGAGCATTGAGAGCCATGTGTTCCTTTTGTTTGGTTAGCTTCATAGCTAAAATTTGGTTAGTAATTCTCTCTGGGCCTTTTCTGGGTTTGGTTTAGGTGGGAGTCCTCTCCTGTTGAGGCTTATCAGCAAGTGTCAATAGGAGGCTCgtggtgtttttgttttaggtGGCAGTGAACGTGGGTAGAgcttcccttttcccttttcccctACATTGGCTCGGGAGCACCTGTGGATGTGAGGGGGGGCCGCCAGGTTCTGGTTGTCTTTTCCACTCCGCTGGTTTTGTGTGCATAAAACCCCACCACATGTGACTGCACGAAGACCAGGGGCCAGTTAGTTAGTTGTTTTGGAGGATAGTGGGGTGTGGCTCCTGTCCTTAAACCCAGATTGGCAGCAGGTGAggtgtgtaattttttttctttttttttttttttctccagcatTTGTAATAGTTGCGTTGGTTGAGGAAAATGTCTTCTATTTTGAGTAGTTTTGTTCAAGCTCCTTCAGAGGTAGCTTTAGCGTTGTGTACTAAGGAGCAGTTAATTGAAATTGCTGACCATTATCAGATTGAGATTGCTGATAAAAAACTTAGACTGTTAAGGCTAGATTAAAGCAGGGTCTTAGGGAAGAAGGTGTTCTTTGGGGTCAGTCTGCTAGTAGTGAGGGTGCAAGTTTTCAGTCTAGCCCTTCATTAACTTTTGAACAGCAGAGGCAGTTGTTGCaaattagagcttagatcggcccaaaaaatcaagcccgaacctgcccgagcacgttgtgtccgagcccggcccggcccgaaacattaactgtaattatgagcccgagcccgatttaaacccgacaattttttaatacgtgggccgttataactgacgttctcaactacaattcagagttgtttgaactgcagaaatctgtttagaataatacaaggacgaagcatgtaaactgcgctgtttgtttagaatggaacggatcgcaagtggatccgagtgaagaaacgtaaaaaaaaaaaaaatgaaaccatgatgaacaacatattgttgtcactgcccacgacttgtttaaactgcttccatacctccgactttcctccacacttgctcaaagttaattctcctgtttttctttttttctttacatcttcaagctcccggtgtgatgggtgcgagaggaggagactccgcgcatgacacgtgctgcattttgtaactgcagcctaacttttgtacacatttgttacttttatatagcttatatatatagatttataatatttctgattatggcatagctttctccccacccaaataggataataaggtaatggataaaaaaaaaaaaaaaaatgcttgatcaagggtccggcccaggcgcggtccgggcccggcccgaggatgtggcggaaaataacggcccgagcccgaccggacctcgggtcgggctcgggcttgggccgagaatctaaactctattgCAAATGCAGTTAGAAGTAGCGCGATTACGAAATGTTAATGGTCCAGGAGGAGTACCACAGTTTGATGTTTCACAGAATCTTCGTTTGTTGCCTAAATTTGATGAGTCAGATCCAGAtacatattttactttatttgagCGTGTTGCTGGAGCTAGAGTTTGGTCAGATTCGGATATGACTATGTTGTTGCAATGTGTACTTACAGGAAAAGCACGTGAAGCTTTTTCAGCACTGAGTGTAGCTGACAGTAAAGTTTATGCTAAAGTTAAATCAGCAGTTCTGAAGATCTACGAGCTTGTGCCGGAGGCATATCGTCACCGTTTTATATTTGTAATAGGGAAAAGCTAGATTCACAAATCTATTCTGAGTTTGTTCGCGATTTGACTTCTGCATTTAATCATTGGTGCAGAACTTCTGAAGTTGGTACTTTTGAGGGTCTGTCTAACTTGATTGTGTTAGAACAGTTCAAAGATTCAGTGTCTGACCAGGTTGCTACATACATTAATGAACGTAAAGTTAAGTCTCCAAGTGATGCAGCAGTCCTTGCAGATGAGTACAGGTTAACACATAAAAGCCATTTTGAGTCAAACAGTGACATGCACtataaaaataactttactCCTAGGCATAGTAGGTCATCTTTTTCTGGAGCTTTGTTCCAAAGGCCTCAGCAGAAGTTTGGTTCTGGGGGGCCTAAAGCACCAGTTAATGCTAATACCTGTCGCTATTGTTTAGTTGAAGGACATTGGAAGGAAGATTGTCCTctacttaaattaaaaaagttaGGTGAAGTTAAACCTGCTTTGATGGCAGTTCCTGTTACATCCTCTGACCACCAGGGTGAGCTTTTTCAGCCAATAGTTGAGTTTGGTTCTGAGTCTTCCCAATGTgatttttcagcctttatttcagATGGTGTAGTGTCTTTGGTAGATggcaaccaaaatgttccaattaagaTCTTAAGAGACACTGGAGCTTTAGATTCTTTTCTGGTGGAATCTGTTTTGCCGTTCTCTAAGGAGTCTGATACTGGCAGTTGTGTATTGATACGTGGCATGGGATTAGTTCCATTCGTCTCCTTTACATGACGTTACCTTTAAATGTGGTCTGGTAGAGGGTGATGTAGCTGTTGGGGTTAGACCCCAGTTGCCAGTAGAGGGAGTCCACATGATTTTGGGGAATGATTTGGCAGGTAGTAAGGTGTGGGCAGATggcaaaataaacatttttaagaAGCAAGCTTCAGTACCCCCTGTAAAGGTATCTCCGGATTGAAATTGTGTGTCTCCGGAGGTATTTCCGGGTTGTGCTGTTACCCGCTCTGCTTCACGCAAGGAGGTTGAGAGTAAGCCAGAAAGTTTTGAGTTGCCAGTTAAACTCCAAATAGAACAGTTGACTAGTTCTAGAGAGTCATTGAGTCATTCATAGCTGAGCAAAAGGCCGATACTACCTTGGCGGATTTGTTGGATAAAGCTGTGCCTGATTCAGTGGTGAGGAATAGTGCTCAGTGTTATTTTCTTGAGGGGCTGTTGGTCAGGAAATGGGTTCCACACTGTGATCAGGGTCTAGGTGAACCAGTTTTTCAGATAGTTGTACCTACTACTTTGCGAAATAAAGTGTTGCAAACTTCACATGGTGATGTGGCAGGTCACATGGGTGTTCGGAAAACGTATGACCAGATTTTTTCTGGCCACGTTTAAAGCGGGATGTAGCTCAGTTTATTAAAACTTGTCATACATGTCAGTGCACAAGCAAGCCAAACCAGGTGGTAAAGCCAGCTCCTTTGTATCCAATACCAGCCATAGGGCAACCTTTTGAGCATCTTATCGATTGTGTTGGGCCTTTACCACGGTCCAAGTCAGGTCATAACTACTTATTAACTGTGATGTGTCAAGCAACTAGATATCCGGCAGCTTTTGCCTTGCGTACCATAACTTTAAAATCAGTAGTTAAAGCATTAActcaatttatttcaacatttggAATTCCAAAAATCATCCAGTCAGATCAGGGGTCTAACTTTACCTCCCATTTATTTGCTCAGGTTCTTAAACCGCTTAAAGTTAAACATAACAAGTCTACGGCGTTCCATGCTCAGAGCCAGGGAGTTTTGGAACGTTTTCATCAAACATTAAAGTCTTTGCTTCGTTCATACTGTACAGAACTGTCTGCGGATTGGGAGGAGGGGTTACCTTGACTGCTACTAGCTGCTCGTGAAGTAGTGCAGGAAAGCACAGGGTTCAGCCCAAATGACTTAGTGTTTGGTCATAAGGTGCGTGGGCCTTTAGCAGTGTTGCAGGATGGTTGTTTACCTGAGGAACCACCTCGGAACCTTATTGACTATGTAAATGGTTTTAGGCTGAAGTTGTATAGGGCTGGTGAACTGGCGAAAGATACTAAAATGTTCTCAAACGAAGATGAAACTGAGATATGACGGACAGACTGAGCTGCGCAAGTTTAGTTCCGGTGATCGTGTACTCGCTCTTTTGCCTCTTGTAAGTTCACCTTTTCAGGCAAAATACTGTGGTCCTTTTACTGTGTTACGCAAAGTGTCAGATTTGAACTATCTTATTGAAACCCCTGGTCGTAGGAAGTCCTCTAAATTATGCCATGTGAACCTGTTAAAATGTTATCACTCCCGCAATCAAAGTAAAGATGACGGCACTCCAGTGGTGAGGTCAGCGTTGATGGCTGCTCCAGTCACTGCATCTTGCGGTTTTAGCTTTGTGGagggggatgaagaggaggatgtTCAGGTTTCGGATGAGGTCTTGCAAGGTCGGTTGAAAAATTCCCAGACTTTGCAAAACCTTGGGGTTTTGGTAGATCATTTAGACTCTGAGAAACGTGATGAAGTGGTAGCTCTTATTAGAAACTACTGCatctttattgccaagtacgttgcacatacaaggaatttgtcatggtgttgttggagcatgtcacacattcaaatataagaaggataaaaagaatataaacaatataagtataaacatatacacacagtatgtattaataacgataaaatacattaaaataaatggtaaaataagttaaacagtagtaaaaaggaacgctacagcagagaaggtacagtggcatgaggagccagaggtggggtgtggagagagtcagggtggtttccgggccttgtttagaaggctagtggcggaggggaaaaaactgtttatgtggcgtgaggttttggtcctgatggacctcagcctcctgccagaggggagtggctaaaagagcttgtgtccggggtgggaggggtcagccacaatctttcagcacgcttcagagtcctggcgtataggtcctggagcggcggcagattgcagccaatcaccttctcagctgaccgaatgacacgctgcagcctgcccttgtccttggcagtggcagcagcgtaccagatggtgatgatggatgtgaggatggactcaatgatggctgtgtagaagtgcaccatcattgtctttggcaggttgaatttcttcagctgccgcaggaagtacatcctctgttgtgctttcttgacgagggagctgatgttcagctcccacttgaggtcctgggagatggtagttcccaggaagtggaaagactccacagtgtcaattgtgaagccacagagggtgatgggggcaggtggggctgggttctttctgaagtccacaaccatctccactgtcttgagagcgttgagctctagattgttttggttgcaccaggtcaccaggtggtcagcctcccacctgtaggcagactcatctccatcagagatgagtccgatgaggaaggtgtcgtccgcaaacttcagaagatGACGGACTGGTggctggaggtgcagctgttggtgtacaaggagaagagcagaggagaaagaacgcagccctggggggatccggtgctgatggtctgtgagttgGAGACGTGTTTCtacagcttcacatgctgcttcctgtcagacaggaagtcagtgatccacctgcaggtgcaGTCAGGCACGCCTagctgggagagcttctcctgaagcagagccgggatgatggtgttgaaggcagagctgaagtccacaaacaggatcctggtgtaggttcctgcggagtccaggtgccggaggatgtagtgatTCACTCGGATCTTTCACCCGAACCTTTAAATTGAATGATGAATCGCGggtctctagtatcattaactcagatcagttgagtcctactacagttcaatctaaaatgataacagcgccgctaacaaacctcttgcaacattagctaatACTAGTCTTAGCCCACTTAGCAGCCAAAAGCTTTATATCTTACAATTTAGTAGGCaacaactccacaagtcaactcaagcaactgagtgagcagagacagtcagagacaggttACAGGAACTTCCCGACCTGCAGATTCCGAGCCGGAAACAGTGCAAACTCGCAGACCATGGGACTAACTCAAGAACTCATGAGTCTCGACTACTGGTCAGTCGTTAATGACTCATGAGCTCCCATGCAGGTCAGTCAATCACGCGAATCAGCTGGCTATGAGTGGATCTGTAGCAGACGAGCGAGGTCTCTCCTCAagctcagggtaaagcaaatccacaacaaaagccattctttcacttctgaaataacacatatacacaataatataattttctgcacGTATCCTAGCTtggcctactgtaggttttggTGGATAAATGTATATGttaaatgcaattaggtcgagcagacagtctgaaacattgcaagctcgccTCGGCTCGCCTATCAGTACTGACGAAAGTGACTTAAGTGACTTGCATAACCCAGttcagtttagtgagtgactcagaataacccaAATCCTTAAGaggaatcgagtttgccaggcctaaTGTGCCATGGACCATAATAAGTGGAACAGTGTACTTACTTGATCTTGGCCTAGTAAGAGATGTGATTGAACCAGCCCGCTGCCAGTCAGAATACAAAATTAACCAATGGGTCGCTGTCCCTGCATTATGGGCCAGTAAAGTACACAGGGCAATActctttaaattaaattaaattacgtTTAACCTTGTGTCCAGTTCATTtcaatagctcatgttactgtattctgtgaacagttaacttcatttaacatTGTAAGTGGTGTTTTATTTCCAGGATGCAAATGTTTTACAAaatcaagttccttcccgagactatggAGCCACCATCGCTGCATCCAGACCTTAGCGCCTCCCGAAACAATTGtgattgtttaaagaaatgcaaacaacccagagtttttttctcctatccaagAATGTATCAGTGatgtagccagactttactccacaaGGCTGTAGAGATAGAGCAGGCAATGCAAGACTTCTGAAACTTTTCAAGGAATGTGTAGGACATTAATaagacaaaggaaaggaaacaaGGGTAAAGAATAACAATGGAGAGATTGGATAGACAGTGAGAAAGGCAGGGAgggtgatgaagatgatggtgGGATGTGCAGAGTGAGGAAGGAGGAGCATCAGAGTCCAACAGGGactgagagggaggaggggatgAAGAGAATGTGAGAGAGATAATTCAGTTACATGATCAGGTTAGTTCAGAAAGCTGCCAGAGCTGCAGATCTCTGCAGATCTCTGCAGATGGAGGTTGAGGACAGAGCCCAGCTCTGCTTTCCACAGTTCCCAAACACCTCCTGCAGGAAGCCCTTGGCTCCTTGGCCCCAAACAGTTAACACTGTGTTCTACTCCATCTCTCTGATCACTGTGGCTCTCAACCTGCTCATCATCATCTCTATCTCCCACTTCAGGCAGATACCTTCTTTGCTTCTCTCTACAGGAATTGTAACTTAAAAATGGGAACAGCTGCTGTATATTTAGAAGAATTGTCTTTGAGCTAGAACTAAATAATGTTGCTCCCAATGTCTGACTTTGATGCCAGGGACTGTTGTTCATGTCCACTCTCTTACCAATACTAACCATTGCTTTCTGTCCACCATGACCTTAACCAAGTCATTTTAACTGTCTACAATTCAACATATGGTATCTGATGTGGTGGAATGGAAAATATAAAAGGTCatatgcattttttattttgataacttGTTTGGGTTGTTTTGTCATTCTTGTTGGTGTAATggtgtttttctcttttcctccaggcagctccacacacccaccaacatcctcctcctctctctggctgtctcaGACTTTCTAGTGGGCCTCGTGCTGATGCCCAGAGAGGTTCTCCGACAAACATCCTGCTGGTTTCTTGGTGAGCTTGTGTGTGCTACGTTTACTCTTCTTTCAGGCATCATTCCCATATCCTCAATAGGTGACATGGTCCTCATATCAGTTGACCGTTATGTGGCTATTTGTGATCCTCTGCATTACACCACCAGGATCACTGACAACAGAGTTaaactctgtgtttgtctgtgttggcTCTGTTCTGTTTCCTATAGCTGTCTCTTTGTGAAGGATGAACTGACTCAACCGGGGAGGTTTAATTCCTGCTACGGAGAATGTGTGTTGGTCATTGACTTTGTTTTAGGAGGTGTAGATGTTGTTTTGTCCTTTATTGCTCCAGTTACTGTCATAATAGCTCTGTATCTGAGAGTATTTGCCGTGGCTGTGTCTCAGGCTCGTGCCATGCGCTCTCACATTACAGCTGTCACACTCCAGCTTTCAGTGACTCCAAAGGCAAAGAAATCAGAGCTGAAAGCAGCCAGGAATCTTGGTGTTCTTGTAGCTGTTTTTCTAATATGTTTCTGCCCATattactctgtctctcttgcagGTGACAAATTAGTCAATGCTTCATCTGCATCCTATGTTATCTTTGTGTACTATTGTAACTCTTGTCTAAACCCTGTGATCTATGCCTTGTTTTACCCCTGGTTTAGAAAAGCAGTTAAACTCATAGTTACTCTTCAGATACTGCAGCCTGGCTCCTCTGAGACCAACATGCTGTAGAGAGACTGTGGAGGGACAGAGATCAGACTCGGTCTAAAGATTAAATTAAGTAATATTTTACTGCTGTTCAGTGAGTGAGTTATCaaatacagaaagtgaagatatGCTTTCCCATCTTTAAGTCTAAATTGTGTATGATTAACAATTGAGAGGCCTGTCCTTCAGCTTTATCTTATGTATTTTATCTCTCTGATGCTGCTGCATTTAAAGAGTCATAAGCACCATATACTGTTTCTAGTAATCACCCAGTTTAATGTAAGCTTTAAATTAACACATGTATGACACTTATGAGTCTTTTTTTCCTATGTAATCTTTTTATGTTAGGAAACATTTCAGCCCAACAACAAAAGAGCTACTAAagctttgtatttgtgtgtgttatgtgtatgtTTGGTTAATGCATCATCTCTGTGATGTGTGACCATTTTGTTGCAGACATAAATcacaggcctgctgggctgctgTTTCCCATAGGAAAAAAGATGTCCCTGAACAGCCACACtttcatgtgtatgtatgtttccaGTATAGAGAAACatccactgttttttttctgataaacctgtcaataaaaaaacatcatagtgtaatggaaaatgttattttaacataataGTTTAATATCCTACAAGATTCTCTTATATATTTTACAAGAGTTCCCTTATATTCTTGATTTTGTCCTAGACTAGAGCTCCAAGGAGAAGCAGCAGACATCAAACAACTTTGAGCCAAATTGAAGCTATTCTTTGTTGAAGCTATTCTTTGTTTTCAGAACTCAGTCTCTCGTTTTTAGTAGATAAGGGTGAAGAAGggtcataacatttgaactgtctctttctgtctcctgcTTTAAAAGGTGTTTAGGCTAAAGTGGGAAACAGGAGCAGAGGGGAAAGGTTGTAAAGTCATGACTGTTtatggtgttttttcatctgtGTAGCTGCTAAACTTATCCTAGAGGGGGTGGTTTAAGTGAGTTTCTGCTATATAGAACTATGAATTGTTAAGCTTGGTCAGAagaccctttcagatgtgccacgagtacttgtgaaactgttttttctgcatttgcaaatgtaaatactcaaagaccaaactttggtttaatcctcaaatcgtccttatttgtttcatctggtgtttttgatatgCACTCCTGatgctaacaagaaaaacttccactacaataTTCCCTTTCAGcttagaaaaaaaagttgttttaatcatttcagtttAGTGTCATTCATATTTGAGCTCTATGTAACATCTCTTGTCTCTATGACAGTAGTATTTAGGCAAGAAGTTAAACAACAGAATATCTGAAAAGACAGGATTATCTACAGTTCATCAAATAATCACAGCTACATTTCCAGGGAAACATGTACAGTGTGATCATATGAGGAAAATAATGTTCTACAAACTATGTGAAACTTGATGGGTTGCAATTTAAATCAGATTTGTCATTCATTCTATTCAACATAGCATGGCGATTTGTTGTAAATTAGCATGAAATGTGATAATAAATTACACTTATTAATAATGTAacgtcatgtctttttattgattttttttttttctttttttttttttacaataagtGATGTGATTTGAACTGGttaacaaaaatgacaagagaCAATAATGTCCTGGGGAaaactcctttaaaaaaaattcagtaACAGTCAAACATAACAGGGTGTTGGTTGTTCTTCATGGCCACTGGGGGGGTTAAAGGCTATTTTCCATTTGTGCCAAAATCTCCCTAAGTGATGATCATTTCTGAGGTGTGAAGctgcatttagaaaaaaaaacacagccctCTCATTCATTTAGATGGGGCCACTCTGTTAAAGCAGCAGGgcttcatttaaaacaacaaaaacaacagtgtcACGTAATGTGACGTCATCCAGAAAGGTGGTGTCTGGGGTTAAGGTCAGGAATGGAGGGATTAATTAGGGTTAGAGGGAGAAACTAGGTTTAGGGTTAAGCACAAACATCCATCCATCGTTGTCCGCTTATCCAGGGTCGGGTCgcagggggcagcagctccagcaaggGACCCCAAaattccctttcccgagccacattaacgagctccgactgggggatcccaaggcgttcctaggccaggttggagatataatccctccacctagtcctgagtcttccccgaggcctcctcccagctggacgtgactggaacacctccctaatGAGGCGCCCAgtgggcatccttaccagatgcccaaaccacgtcaactggctccttttgaccCAAAGGAGTAGCGGTTCTGCttcgagctcctcacggatgactgagcttctcaccctatctctaagggagacgccagccaccctcctgaggaaacccattttggctgcttgtaccctggatctcgttcttttggtcatgacccagccttcgtgaccataggtgagggtaggaacgaaaattgaccggtagatcgagagctttgccttctggctcagctctttTCTTCACAacagtgcgataaattgaatgtaataccgcacccgctgcgccgattctccgaccaatctcccgctccattgtcccctcactcgcgaacaagaccccaaggtacttgaactccttcacttggggtaaggactcattccttttcctgctgagaaccatggcctcagatttaatggtgctgatcctcatcccagccgcttcacactcggctgtgaaccgatccagtgagtgaaGGTCGCTGgctgatgatgccatcaggaccacattatctgcaaagagcagcaatgagatccccagcccactgaaatgcaacccctccccacctcgactacgcctcgatatcctgtccataaatattacaaacaggattggtgataaatcgcagccctggcggaggtcaaccctcacctgaaacgagtctgacctactgccgagaacccggacacagctctcgctttggtcatacagagattggatggccctgagaagggacccccctcaccccatactcccgcagcacctcccacagtatctcccaggggacccggtcatacgccttctccagatccacaaagcacatgtagaccggttgggcatactcccaggctccctccaggatccttgcgagagtaaagatctggtccgttgttccacgaccaggacggaatccgcattgttcctcttcaacccaaGGTTtgactatcggccgaaccctcctttccagcaccttggagtagactttactggggaggctgagaagtgtgatacccctgtaattggcacacaccctctgcacaaacaacagtcagagtttccccccccacaacccgcaggcatagggaggcgaccctctcgtccaccggggtgaactccaacgtagcggcgctcatgTTGGAGttcacaagttccggctcc
This window harbors:
- the LOC116036687 gene encoding trace amine-associated receptor 13c-like, which translates into the protein MIRLVQKAARAADLCRSLQMEVEDRAQLCFPQFPNTSCRKPLAPWPQTVNTVFYSISLITVALNLLIIISISHFRQLHTPTNILLLSLAVSDFLVGLVLMPREVLRQTSCWFLGELVCATFTLLSGIIPISSIGDMVLISVDRYVAICDPLHYTTRITDNRVKLCVCLCWLCSVSYSCLFVKDELTQPGRFNSCYGECVLVIDFVLGGVDVVLSFIAPVTVIIALYLRVFAVAVSQARAMRSHITAVTLQLSVTPKAKKSELKAARNLGVLVAVFLICFCPYYSVSLAGDKLVNASSASYVIFVYYCNSCLNPVIYALFYPWFRKAVKLIVTLQILQPGSSETNML